The Bacteroides sp. AN502(2024) DNA segment ATTGCAGATGCGATGATTGATAGTACACCTATCGTAGTGATTGCCGGACAGGTAGGAACAGGGTTTCTCGGAACGGATGCTTTTCAGGAAGTTGACTTGGTAGGTATTACGCAACCGATCGCTAAATGGAGCTATCAGATCCGTCGTGCGGAAGATGTAGCTTGGGCGGTAGCACGTGCGTTTTATATTGCCCGTAGTGGGCGTCCCGGTCCGGTGGTATTGGACTTTGCCAAGAATGCGCAAGTAGAAAAAACAAAATATGAACCGACGAAAGTCGATTTTATCCGCAGTTATGTTCCTGTTCCCGATACGGACGAGGAGTCTGTACGGGCAGCTGCCGAACTGATTAATAACGCTGAACGTCCGCTTGTATTGGTTGGACAGGGTGTTGAATTGGGAAATGCACAGAACGAATTGCGTGAATTTATTGAAAAGGCGGATATGCCTGCAGGTTGTACACTGCTCGGACTTTCGGCTTTGCCGACAGAACATCCGTTGAATAAAGGTATGTTGGGTATGCACGGTAATTTGGGACCGAATATCAATACCAATAAATGCGATGTGCTGATTGCTGTCGGTATGCGCTTTGACGATCGTGTGACTGGCAATCTGGCTACTTACGCCAAACAAGCGAAAGTAATTCATTTTGATATCGATCCTGCGGAAGTGAATAAGAATGTAAAGGTAGATGTAGCTGTTTGGGGAGATTGCAAGGAGACATTGCCCTCTGTGACTAAACTCCTGAAAAAGAAAACTCATACCGAATGGATTGATAGTTTCAAAGAATATGAGAAGATAGAGGAAGAAAAAGTAATCCGCCCTGAACTTCACCCTGCAACAAACTCTTTGAGTATGGGAGAAGTGGTGCGTGCGGTAAGCAATGCTACTCATCACGAAGCAGTGTTGGTAACGGATGTAGGTCAAAATCAGATGATGTCTGCACGTTACTTCAAATATACGAAAGAACGCAGTATCATCACTTCCGGAGGACTCGGAACAATGGGCTTCGGTCTTCCCGCAGCCATCGGGGCAACTTTCGGAGCACCTGAACGTACCGTATGCGTATTTATGGGAGATGGCGGGCTGCAAATGAATATTCAGGAACTGGGTACAATTATGGAGCAGAAAGCTCCGGTGAAAATTATCTGCCTGAATAATAATTTCCTCGGGAATGTACGCCAGTGGCAAGCTATGTTCTTCAATCGCCGCTATTCGTTTACTCCGATGTTGAATCCGGATTACATGAAGGTTGCTTCGGCTTATGATATTCCTTCCAAACGGGCTTTCACCCGTGAAGAACTGAAAGAAGCCATTACAGAAATGCTGGCAACGGATGGTCCGTTCCTGCTCGAAGCGTGCGTAGTGGAAGAAGGCAATGTTTTGCCGATGACTCCTCCGGGTGGTTCAGTCAATCAGATGCTGTTGGAATGCTAGGAGAAGTTGAATATTGAGAATGGAAGATTGAAAGTTCACAATTAAAATTTAGGATTATGAATGATAAGACACTCTATACGATAATAGTTCATTCCGAAAATATAGCCGGATTGCTGAATCAGGTAACTGCTGTATTTACTCGTCGGCAAATTAACATCGAGAGTCTGAATGTATCTGCTTCTTCTATTAAAGGTGTACACAAATATACGATTACAGCCTGGACGGATAAGGACACTATTGAGAAGGTCGTGAAACAGATCGAAAAGAAAATCGATGTGATTCAGGCACATTATTTCACCGAGGATGAAATATACTTCCATGAGATTGCATTATATAAGGTATCTACTCCTGCTTTTCAGGAAACTCCGGAAGCATCCAAGTTAATCCGTAGATACAATGCCCGTGTGGTGGAAGTCAATCCGGTATTTTCTATTGTTGAGAAAAATGGTATGAGCGAAGATATAACATCGCTTTATGGTGAGCTGAAGGCTTTGAATTGTGTGTTGCAGTTTGTCCGGTCGGGACGCGTAGCGATTACTACCAGTTGTTTTGAACGGGTGAATGAGTTTCTTGATGGACGGGAATCCAAGTATAACCAAAGTAAAAAACAGCAAGAATAATGAGTGAAGAAAATAAAATAGGGACTTATCAGTTTGTAGTAGAGCCGTTCCATGTTGACTTTAACGGACGTCTTACTATGGGTGTATTGGGAAATCATTTACTGAATTGTGCTGGTTTTCACGCAAGTGACCGTGGCTTCGGCATTGCAACACTGAATGAGGATAATTATACATGGGTACTTTCACGTCTGGCTATTGAGTTGGATGAAATGCCTTATCAGTATGAAAATTTTTCAGTTCGGACATGGGTGGAAAATGTCTACCGCTTGTTTACTGACCGTAACTTTGCCATTGTCGATAAGGATGGGAAGAAAATTGGTTATGCGCGTTCGGTATGGGCGATGATTAATCTCAATACCCGCAAGCCAGCCGATTTGCTGACCCTGCATAGAGGCAGTATCGTAGATTATATCTGTGACGAACCTTGTCCTATTGAAAAACCTTCACGTATCAAAGTGACAAGCGATCAACCGATGGCTACCCTGGCGGCAAAATATAGTGATATTGATATTAATGGTCATGTGAACAGTATCCGTTACATCGAGCATATCCTCGATCTGTTCCCGATAGAGTTGCACAAAACTAAACGTATTCGCCGTTTTGAGATGGCGTACGTGGCCGAAAGTTACTTTGGCGATGAGCTCTCTTTCTTCTGTGATGAAGTAAATGCAAACGAGTTTCACGTAGAAGTAAAGAAAAATGGCAGCGAAGTCGTTTGCCGCTCGAAAATAGTATTTGAATAAATAGGATATAAAATCAATTAATAACAGATGGTGTAAGCCATCAAAACTAAAAACAAAAAGAAAATGGCACAGTTGAATTTTGGCGGAACTATTGAAAATGTAGTGATCCGTGACGAATTTCCTTTGGAAAAAGCTCGTGAAGTATTGAAAAATGAAACAATTGCTGTAATTGGGTATGGTGTACAAGGACCTGGCCAAGCGCTGAATTTGCGTGATAACGGTTTCAATGTAATCGTTGGTCAACGTCAGGGAAAAACATACGATAAAGCAGTGGCAGACGGATGGGTTCCGGGTGAAACTTTGTTCGGCATTGAAGAAGCTTGCGAGAAAGGTACTATTGTAATGTGCCTGTTGTCTGACGCAGCAGTAATGTCTGTATGGCCTACTATCAAACCTTGCTTGACTGCCGGGAAAGCTCTTTATTTCTCACATGGTTTTGCTATCACTTGGAACGACCGTACAGGTGTAGTTCCTCCTACTGATATCGATGTTATCATGGTTGCTCCTAAAGGTTCGGGCACCTCTTTGCGTACAATGTTCCTTGAAGGACGTGGCTTGAACTCTTCTTATGCCATCTATCAGGATGCTACAGGTAAAGCAATGGATAGAACCATCGCGTTGGGTATCGGTATTGGTTCCGGATATTTGTTTGAAACAACTTTCCAACGTGAAGCAATCTCTGATTTGACAGGTGAACGTGGATCATTGATGGGAGCTATTCAAGGTTTGTTGCTGGCCCAGTACGAAGTATTGCGTGAAAACGGTCATACTCCTTCAGAAGCATTTAATGAAACAGTAGAAGAACTGACGCAGTCGTTGATGCCGTTGTTTGCAAAGAACGGTATGGATTGGATGTATGCTAACTGCTCTACTACTGCTCAACGTGGTGCTCTTGATTGGATGGGACCATTCCACGATGCTATCAAGCCGGTAGTTGAAAAGTTGTATGATAGCGTGAAGACAGGTAACGAAGCACAGATTTCTATCGACAGTAATTCACAACCTGATTATCGTGAAAAATTGAATGAAGAGCTCCGTCAACTACGTGAAAGTGAAATGTGGCAGACAGCTGTTACTGTGCGTAAACTTCGTCCGGAAAATAATTAGGAATATTCAGTAAATGTTCCCCCCAAATACCATGGCATATGAAGATGATAGAGTATAATCACTTCATATGCCATTATTATTGTCATTTTTCTGTATATTCTCATAGGGACATTCATTAAATATTATAAAATGAGCCAACTAATTCGCAATAATTTGTGTATGAATTAGTTGGCTCATTTTATAATATTTAATGAATGTCCCTATGACACACCCTCTTTACAAGTATCCTGCATAGCTCTCCTCCCTCCCGAAGGAGGGGAAGCTATGCGGAAGAATATAATTACTTGCGAAACTTGAGTTACTTAATCAATGATTCCGGATCCAAATGAGTAGATTCGATATCTTTGAAGTAACGATAAGTACCGACTCTCAATTCTACAGTAGCAGCATCATCACAAACAATAATACCTTTTTCATGCATTTGTAATGCACTGATTGTCCACATCTGTGTGACAGCACCTTCTACGGCGTGATACAAAGCGCGAGCCTTGTTATGTCCATTTACAATAATCATCACTTCCTTTGCAGAAAGCACAGTTCCCACTCCCACCGTCAAAGAAGTCTTAGGAACTTTATTGATGTCATTATCAAAGAAACGAGAGTTAGCAATGATGGTATCCATTGTTAACGTTTTCTGACGAGTGCGTGAAGCCAATGAAGATCCCGGTTCGTTGAACGCAATATGTCCGTCAGGACCAATACCGCCCATAAACAGGTCAATACCACCGTATGACTTGATCTTTTCTTCGTAACGAGCACATTCTGCATCCAAATCAGGAGCATTACCATTCAGAATATTCGTATTCTCCGGTTTGATATCGATATGACCGAAAAAGTTATTCCACATGAAAGAATAATAGCTTTCCGGATGCTCTTTCGGTAATCCGACATATTCATCCATGTTGAATGTTACCACATTCCGGAAGGAAACGATTCCTTTCTTATTCAGGTCAATCAAAGCTTTATACATGCCCAGAGGAGATGATCCGGTAGGACAGCCCAACACAAATGGTTTTTCAGGGGTTGGATTGGCAGCTTTTATTTTAGCAGCAACATAATGTGCAGCCCACAGAGATACAGACTGATAGTCCGGCTGAATAATAAGTCTCATAAGTCGATTGTTTTATTGGTTAGTTAATAAATTATCTCATTCACTGTTTTAACGATCTTTCTTCAAACGGTCCGCCATGGCACGTGCCAAATTTTCGCACTGGGCATAAGTCAGTTCTTTCATCGCCTGCTTCATCTCCACCGGATCACCGACCAATTCGAATTTACTCTTTTCGGCAAACTCCGCCAGACGCTTCACCGCAGCACCGGCCCACGTAAAAGAACCGAAGTAACCCAAATAGCGTCCCTTTACCTCACGCAGCAGAATCTTTGAAAGCAACGCTTCCACCTCCGGGAATATCTGATTGCTATACGTAGGAGCACCGATAATCAATCCCTTATAACGGAAAATATCCGCTATAATATAAGAAGGATGACTCTTTGCCACGTTATGCATAACGATATTCTTAACCCCCTGTGCAGAAAGTTCTTCAGCAATAGCTTCCGCCATCTGCTCCGTATTTCCATACATGCTTCCGTAGGCAATAACAACACCCTCATCGGCATCATAACGACTCAAACGATCATATATACCCATCACCTTTGCAATATTCTCCGTCCATACCGGTCCGTGAGTAGAACAAATAGCAGATATGGGAAGTCCGCCCAATTTCTGCAAAGCCTTTTGCACGGGGCTTCCGTATTTACCAACGATGTTAGAGTAGTAACGGACCATTTCTCCCCAGTACTTATCTACATTGATCCGCGTATCCAAGAATCCACCATCTACCGTACCAAAACATCCGAATCCATCGCCAGAGAAAAGAACTCCATCCGTTTCATCAAAAGTCATCATCGTTTCCGGCCAATGCACCATCGGAGTCATATAAAAACGTAGTTTGTGATGTCCCAAAGCAAGGAAATCACCGTCCTTTACCAGATATTGTTCACCGGTTACCCCATAAAAGCCTTCAATCATACCGAATGTTTGCTTATTACCCACAATAATAATTTCCGGATAATGTTGTTTAATCAATCGGATAGACCCCGAATGATCCGGTTCCATGTGATTTATAATCAAATAATTAATGGGACGTTCTCCAATCACTTGCTTGATTTTACGCAAGTAGACTTCAAAATAACAGATATCTACCGTATCCACCAATGCCACCATTTCATCATCAATCAGATAAGAGTTATATGAAACTCCATAGGGCAACGGCCACATCGCTTCAAATCTGTGCTTGTTACGATCATTTACTCCCACATAGTGGACATTTCCTTTAATTCTTGTTTTACTTTCCATCTTTCAATTCAAATCCATTAAATATTTCTTCCACTATTCTATACTCCGCAAAACAGCTATTTAGTAAGTGGTAAATTTATAATCTGCAAAAATAATCCTTTTTTTCTTAATCCCCATACTTCTTACCTTGATAAGCACCTCTTTCTTTCATTCTTTTTTGTAAACGAGCTACAAATTCATAATTTTTCAATCCCCAGTCTGGAACTATTAATAATTCTTTAGGGGATTGGGAAACAAAGCGTTCCACAACTATATCGGGACGAAGATGCTCTACATAATCAATCACCAGATCGATGTATTCCTCAACCTCATTAAACAAGTGAAAGCCGGCAGGCGCTATTTCATACTCATGCGCCATTCGCGTACCACGAATCAATTGCAACTGATGGATTTTGAGCGTAGCTAAAGGCAAATCGGAAAGAATTTCCGCTTGCGCAACCATTGCATCATGCGTTTCTCCCGGAAGCCCGAGGATGATATGTCCACCCGTCAAAATGCCGCAGGCCGCTGTCTGACAGACAGCTTCCACCGTATCTGCATAAGTATGCCCCCTATTAATACGCTTTAAGGTTTCATCACAAGTGCTTTCGATTCCATATTCTACCATGAGAAACGTATGTTTGTTCAATTCTTCCAGATAACGCAACAAGTTTTCCGGCATACAATCAGGACGAGTACCAATCACCAGCCCGACTACCCCATCCACCGCCAATGCTTCCTCATACTTACGCTTCAATCCTTCCAACTCCGCATACGTATTGGTATAAGCCTGGAAGTAGGCCAGATATTTCATTTCCGGATATTTATGGGCAAAAAAGCATTTGCCTTCTTTTAATTGATTAGCAATAGATTTCTCTGTCCGGCAATAATCCGGATTAAAAGTCTGATTATTGCAATAGGTACATCCCCCCCATCCTTTTGTACCATCACGATTGGGGCAAGTAAAACCTGCGTTCAATGAAATCTTTTGCACCTTGTAAGGAAAATATTTCCGTAAAAAAGTAGGAAAATCATTATATAATAGCTGTGTAGACATATTCATTTACTTTATTCTTAATTTTACCTACAAACATAAGCAAAATCAACGAGTTACGGAAAGGTGGCACAAAATATCTTCAATATATTAAAAAATTCATAAATACCATAAGATAAATTAATAAATATTGCCATACGAAAAAACTATTTAATTAGCTTTGCTATGATTTTAGGCATTGACAGGAGGGTACTTGTGAAAGTATTGTGCAAATTATTCCCCAATTATGAGTTCATCTCACCATACCCCATGCAACTCTTGTCAATAATTGAGGCTGTGTCATAATGCCTAAATATAAAGATTTGCCTCTGCCACAGATAGCTATAGCAGGGGTAATTTCCTCAAAAAAGGCATTACGACACACCTCTCTTGCTTGTTTAGTAGTCTGAAAACATAAAGACAAGGCGTTGCTGTGAACATTCTCGATAACAGAGATACAAACAACTGTTTCTGGGGGGATCGGCCGGAAACGGAAGAAATTGACCGAACAGCACCGGAAACTGATATGCAATCCCTCCCATTGGAGCTCTCCCATGAAATGTCTGTTATCCGGTTTCAGTCGTTTCAGGTTTATCTGCAAACGCCTTGATAGAAGGAGATAGCGGCTGAAAGCAGAAAATGTCCCCCCTGCAGGAATATGCTGTAAGCAAGGGGTAGTGCTTTCAGCGCTTTCAGGCTTGCCGGTAAACCTGTATATGTAGCGTGGTAAGCATATATACTCACCATCTGATTGAAATTCATCAGCACGTAAACCGAACAGAACAGCGCCTCTATCTTAGTGAAATAGAGGCGCTATTTTGTTGAAACAGAGCCTCTATCTTAATGAAACAGAGGCTCCATTTCGCTAAAACAGAGCCTTTATGACAAGACACCGTATTAACAAGAGGCTGAAACCATACACCTTTGCTTTCAGGTACGCTTTCAGGCTAAAACCCCGATGGGAAGGGACTTTCCTGAAAAGCTGAAAGCTGAAAGCGATTTTCTGTTTTACTATTTCCGTACCTTTTTTCTCTTACGATGAGTGCTTCCGTACCTATCGAGAATTGGAAAATCTTCAAGAAAAGTTCGCACCTTTATATCGTTGAAGAAACAATATGGCTTATTACCTATTTATTCTGTGCATCGACTATATCATGCACCAAACTATTCATATACATCTCCAGATTCGTATACTGACCATATTTATCTATCGTTTTCCCATTACCATCAGAAGCATCGTTCGGATTTAACCCGAATTTTCTCTCCCACATATCAGGCATACCATCACGGTCAGAATCGGCCAAGGCACTTCCATGTAAAAGAACAGGCCATGGAGAAACACCTCTCGAAGCATTTGACGCTGACAAATCATCCTGACTATCTATCAATCCCGGCTTCGGATATCCCTCACTTTCCCAAATACCTCCTTCTCCGTTATGAGCATTCAAACCTTTATAGCCAGCAGTTCTGGTACGTGTTTCCTCTATAATACGCTTATCCACATCATCTCGATGCAATGAACATCCCGCATAATCCAATACTCGTTTATAAGCATTGAGAGCCGTATGTGTCGTAACCGATGCAAACTCGTGAGGTTTATTCAGGCGAATTGAGTCTTTAGTCTTTTCTGTAATTACTTTTTTATATTTACTCAAGAATTGATTGTAAACTCCATATACCCAATTATCAGCAGTAGCCTTCCGGCAGTTTTTATCATCTGCCCCTCCATCTACCACATTACCATCAATATAATACTTTCCCCACAAATAACCTCCATTCCCATCTTCTGTTGCATCTATTGCAAAAATCCGCCCACGCTTAGATCCCGTCACTGTAGCAGGACCCGGTTTATAATAATTGTTCACCAGATTAATATTCATCCTTTCCCCGCCATACGAGCTATTCATTCCCCAATTATAAATAACATTATTACGAAAATCGACATAATCACCATCACATTCTCCATGCTTACGTGCCTTGGCTCCTATACCAAAACGAGGATTACGACTATCATGATGGGCAAGCAGATTATGATGAAATGAAGAGTGTTCACCTCCCCAGATTCCTCCATAGCCGTGAGGTCCTTTGGTATGTCCTCCCAATCTAAGGCTCTCTGAAATAATACACCATTGCATAGTAAAATGATCATTCTCATAAAACGAAGCACATTCATCAGTACACCAACTTATAGAACAATGATCTATAATCACATTCTTTGCTCCTTTTCCTCCTAAAGTATCCGCACCGTCAGGATGTATGCACTCTTTATTCCCCATACGGAAACGGAGAAAACGAAGAATCACGTTACTTGCATAATTTGTTACCGGATAACCCGCTATACAAATTCCTCCTCCTGGAGCAGTTTGCCCTGCAATGGTCAAATCCCCTTTCCGTATTTTCAAGTCTTTAAGTAGAAAGATCGTACCGGATACTTCAAAAATGATAGTACGGGGACCATTCAATTTTTCTATGCCATATCGTAAAGTACCCGGTAATCCATCATCAGCCAATGAAGTAACCCTATATACCTCACCACCACGTCCGCCCGTAGTCATGCTCCCATATCCCTCTGCACCAGGAAAAGCGGCCAATTCTCCAAAATCAAGCGTATTTCCAATACCTGAGGAAGCAAAAACAACTTCGCTCCCCACTATCATTAAAAACACAATCAAACAACGACAGATTAAATTCATATTCTTTTTATTTATCAAAATAATGTCCAAACATAGTAGATTCATCTATTGTACCCCTCCTTTATTCTGTCCTTCAACAATCTTCTGAACCAAACTATTCATATACATTTCCAAATTCGTATATTTCCCTTCTTCATCTATCGTTATACCATTTCGGTCAGAAGCATCATTCGGATTCAAGCCATACTTTCTTTCCCATTCGTCAGGCATGCCATCATTATCAGAATCCTTCAGAACAATGCCTTGTTCCAGTTCAGGCCATGCTGAAGATTCTCCAACAGAAATCACATCATCCTGACTATCAATGATACCTTTCTTTGGATACCCCACACTTTTCCAATCAATTCCGCCAACAGTTCCCTGACCATTATGCTCGTTCTTGCCCTGATAGTTCGCAGTCCCGGTACGAGTCTCCTGAACAATACGTTCATCCACTTTGTCTCTGTTCAATGAACAACCCACATAATCCATTACACGTTCAAAAGCCGTGCGAGCATCATGAGTTGTTACAATACCTGTTTCTACAGGAACAGCCCGTTTAAGAGCTTTCTTTGTATCTTCATCCAACGTTCCATACTTTTTATCAAACTGATTATAAACCCCATACTTCCAATTATCCTCCGTTGCCTTCATACAACGGTCATAATCAGCTTCACCGTTGATTCGTCCATCATCCACCACATTTCCCTGAATAAAGAAATCTCCCCAAGTATCAAAAATAGCCGGATATGATTTCTTATCCGAGTCACTCACTTTTTTATCAATAGCTATAATACGTCCACGCTTTGAAGTACCGGTAGGAGTAGCAGGACCGGGTTTATAGAAATTATTTACAATATTTACATGCATGGCTTCTCCCCCATAGCAAGAGTTCCCACACCAGTTATAAATAACGTTATTGCACATATCTACAATTTCATTCTCCTTTGTCGAATTGACTCCAGGACCTAAACGAGGATTACGGCTATCATGATGCGCCAATAGATTATGATGAAAAGAAGCTTTCATTCCTCCCCAAATGCCGCCATAGCCATGAGGCCCTTTCGTATGACCACCTAAACGTAGACTTTCAGAAATGAGACACCACTGCAATGTAAAGTTTTCA contains these protein-coding regions:
- the nagB gene encoding glucosamine-6-phosphate deaminase; protein product: MRLIIQPDYQSVSLWAAHYVAAKIKAANPTPEKPFVLGCPTGSSPLGMYKALIDLNKKGIVSFRNVVTFNMDEYVGLPKEHPESYYSFMWNNFFGHIDIKPENTNILNGNAPDLDAECARYEEKIKSYGGIDLFMGGIGPDGHIAFNEPGSSLASRTRQKTLTMDTIIANSRFFDNDINKVPKTSLTVGVGTVLSAKEVMIIVNGHNKARALYHAVEGAVTQMWTISALQMHEKGIIVCDDAATVELRVGTYRYFKDIESTHLDPESLIK
- a CDS encoding pectate lyase — its product is MKMDIILSRWCLAILFVWGGMACSDSVDANETSKQPDKVEETPDEKIPAFPGAEGHGRYTTGGRGGEVYMVTSLEDKLQNGTLRYGIEKLSGKRTIVFQVSGTIHLNSDLKIKNGDLTIAGQTAPGDGICLAGYPVFLEADNVIVRFLRFRMGNKKEVSADGADALGGRYHKNIIIDHCSMSWCTDECVSFYQNENFTLQWCLISESLRLGGHTKGPHGYGGIWGGMKASFHHNLLAHHDSRNPRLGPGVNSTKENEIVDMCNNVIYNWCGNSCYGGEAMHVNIVNNFYKPGPATPTGTSKRGRIIAIDKKVSDSDKKSYPAIFDTWGDFFIQGNVVDDGRINGEADYDRCMKATEDNWKYGVYNQFDKKYGTLDEDTKKALKRAVPVETGIVTTHDARTAFERVMDYVGCSLNRDKVDERIVQETRTGTANYQGKNEHNGQGTVGGIDWKSVGYPKKGIIDSQDDVISVGESSAWPELEQGIVLKDSDNDGMPDEWERKYGLNPNDASDRNGITIDEEGKYTNLEMYMNSLVQKIVEGQNKGGVQ
- a CDS encoding polysaccharide lyase family 1 protein, whose protein sequence is MNLICRCLIVFLMIVGSEVVFASSGIGNTLDFGELAAFPGAEGYGSMTTGGRGGEVYRVTSLADDGLPGTLRYGIEKLNGPRTIIFEVSGTIFLLKDLKIRKGDLTIAGQTAPGGGICIAGYPVTNYASNVILRFLRFRMGNKECIHPDGADTLGGKGAKNVIIDHCSISWCTDECASFYENDHFTMQWCIISESLRLGGHTKGPHGYGGIWGGEHSSFHHNLLAHHDSRNPRFGIGAKARKHGECDGDYVDFRNNVIYNWGMNSSYGGERMNINLVNNYYKPGPATVTGSKRGRIFAIDATEDGNGGYLWGKYYIDGNVVDGGADDKNCRKATADNWVYGVYNQFLSKYKKVITEKTKDSIRLNKPHEFASVTTHTALNAYKRVLDYAGCSLHRDDVDKRIIEETRTRTAGYKGLNAHNGEGGIWESEGYPKPGLIDSQDDLSASNASRGVSPWPVLLHGSALADSDRDGMPDMWERKFGLNPNDASDGNGKTIDKYGQYTNLEMYMNSLVHDIVDAQNK
- a CDS encoding acyl-[acyl-carrier-protein] thioesterase, yielding MSEENKIGTYQFVVEPFHVDFNGRLTMGVLGNHLLNCAGFHASDRGFGIATLNEDNYTWVLSRLAIELDEMPYQYENFSVRTWVENVYRLFTDRNFAIVDKDGKKIGYARSVWAMINLNTRKPADLLTLHRGSIVDYICDEPCPIEKPSRIKVTSDQPMATLAAKYSDIDINGHVNSIRYIEHILDLFPIELHKTKRIRRFEMAYVAESYFGDELSFFCDEVNANEFHVEVKKNGSEVVCRSKIVFE
- the ilvB gene encoding biosynthetic-type acetolactate synthase large subunit, which translates into the protein MKDLITGAEAMMRSLEHQGVTTIFGYPGGSIMPVFDALYDHQNILNHILVRHEQGAAHAAQGYARVSGKVGVCLVTSGPGATNTVTGIADAMIDSTPIVVIAGQVGTGFLGTDAFQEVDLVGITQPIAKWSYQIRRAEDVAWAVARAFYIARSGRPGPVVLDFAKNAQVEKTKYEPTKVDFIRSYVPVPDTDEESVRAAAELINNAERPLVLVGQGVELGNAQNELREFIEKADMPAGCTLLGLSALPTEHPLNKGMLGMHGNLGPNINTNKCDVLIAVGMRFDDRVTGNLATYAKQAKVIHFDIDPAEVNKNVKVDVAVWGDCKETLPSVTKLLKKKTHTEWIDSFKEYEKIEEEKVIRPELHPATNSLSMGEVVRAVSNATHHEAVLVTDVGQNQMMSARYFKYTKERSIITSGGLGTMGFGLPAAIGATFGAPERTVCVFMGDGGLQMNIQELGTIMEQKAPVKIICLNNNFLGNVRQWQAMFFNRRYSFTPMLNPDYMKVASAYDIPSKRAFTREELKEAITEMLATDGPFLLEACVVEEGNVLPMTPPGGSVNQMLLEC
- the ilvN gene encoding acetolactate synthase small subunit, with the protein product MNDKTLYTIIVHSENIAGLLNQVTAVFTRRQINIESLNVSASSIKGVHKYTITAWTDKDTIEKVVKQIEKKIDVIQAHYFTEDEIYFHEIALYKVSTPAFQETPEASKLIRRYNARVVEVNPVFSIVEKNGMSEDITSLYGELKALNCVLQFVRSGRVAITTSCFERVNEFLDGRESKYNQSKKQQE
- the ilvC gene encoding ketol-acid reductoisomerase, which codes for MAQLNFGGTIENVVIRDEFPLEKAREVLKNETIAVIGYGVQGPGQALNLRDNGFNVIVGQRQGKTYDKAVADGWVPGETLFGIEEACEKGTIVMCLLSDAAVMSVWPTIKPCLTAGKALYFSHGFAITWNDRTGVVPPTDIDVIMVAPKGSGTSLRTMFLEGRGLNSSYAIYQDATGKAMDRTIALGIGIGSGYLFETTFQREAISDLTGERGSLMGAIQGLLLAQYEVLRENGHTPSEAFNETVEELTQSLMPLFAKNGMDWMYANCSTTAQRGALDWMGPFHDAIKPVVEKLYDSVKTGNEAQISIDSNSQPDYREKLNEELRQLRESEMWQTAVTVRKLRPENN
- a CDS encoding FprA family A-type flavoprotein, whose protein sequence is MESKTRIKGNVHYVGVNDRNKHRFEAMWPLPYGVSYNSYLIDDEMVALVDTVDICYFEVYLRKIKQVIGERPINYLIINHMEPDHSGSIRLIKQHYPEIIIVGNKQTFGMIEGFYGVTGEQYLVKDGDFLALGHHKLRFYMTPMVHWPETMMTFDETDGVLFSGDGFGCFGTVDGGFLDTRINVDKYWGEMVRYYSNIVGKYGSPVQKALQKLGGLPISAICSTHGPVWTENIAKVMGIYDRLSRYDADEGVVIAYGSMYGNTEQMAEAIAEELSAQGVKNIVMHNVAKSHPSYIIADIFRYKGLIIGAPTYSNQIFPEVEALLSKILLREVKGRYLGYFGSFTWAGAAVKRLAEFAEKSKFELVGDPVEMKQAMKELTYAQCENLARAMADRLKKDR